CATATTGATCGCGCTTCAGTTGTATTTGTGCATGAGAGGTCAATAATTAACATCATCAAAGGGTTTGGAATACCAGCTGCTTTACCATGGCATCTTGTAGATGAGGTCTACATCCCAATTAACTGTGATCAAGAATTCCATTGGGTGTTGGCTGTTGTTGAGTTGAAAAACAGGGTGATAAGGGTTTTTGACTCATCAATTAGCACAAGGAAAAAAACAATTCCTCATGAGATTAAAATGTTGTCTAAAATGCTTCCTTCATACCTACTTGACAgtgaattttttgaagaaaatgaacgTACCAAATTTGCTGATTGTCATGCATATAAAGACAACATTATTGGTTCACTTCTGGAGCCTCAAGTTCCTTTCATGATTGAATTTGCACAAGACATCCCTACACAGGAATGCGATAGCCTGTAAGTATCAAGAATTTTTCATTTGccctttttaatgtatcattaagtttttaatttattctgtATTTTTTTGTAGAGACTGTGGGTTATATGTTACTGCATTTGCCGAGTATATGAGTGACCAAATCAATATATCATATGCTGATTTTAGTCCTGATTACCTACGTCAAAGATATGGAGCATTGCTGTGGAGTTATGGAAGTGAGAAGGCTAAGTGCGGATATGTTAGCGACAATGATGATCCACCAAAATCCAGGGGCGTAGTCACACCACCACCAGAAGAAGATTTAGTTCACATAGTGTAGTATTTCATGATAAAACAatgttttaatgttatatttattgtttttatatgttattgaacaactattttgatcctttttaatgttattttttttggttttgtcaATTtccaagaatatttttttttaacattacgtaacaaatatttttttattgaaaatataaatatcagacATATTACAGCCCCACACAggtttaattcatttaataaagTATAGTCaaagtatttataattaaacatagacacaaagatttttaaattttttatttaatggaGATGATACACTGGGCAAAACCAAATGATACATATATACCAAACACACACTAAAAATAACTGATACATTGGCTAAACCGTATGTATCATGTACACTATGTTACCCTATAATCCTTAAATTTTACATGATATTTAGGTAAATTGAATAGCATAGTTATATGAAttggtattattttttaaaagtaaagttATTTACTGTATATTTCAAGAAAAGCATATCAAAAAAAGCATTACacaagttaaattatataaaatcacatgataCATGATTTATAGTCATTGTACACAATAACctcaataatattttgtattttttatctAATGGAGATGTATCATTGTGCAAATCAATGATACACACTAAAAGTACATGATACACTAGATAAACAATGTGTACCAAAAACACACAATAAAAGTACATGATACACTAGATAAACAATATGTATCATGTACAATATGTTACGTaataattcttaaatttatatatcttaCTGTATCAtaagatttataaaattttatattaaaaacttgACACAAGTATATTTATCAACACcaataataacaaagtatttatAATCAAAAGCAGGACTTCAAATTTAATTACCACATGTTTGTAAGTTTATTTATCTAAACACAAAGTGTTCAATTTGCAGTTGTAATGAAAACtgaaattcattaaaatgtTTACGTTATAAATTATTCTTGATATCATAGAAACATTACGACTAATTTACTTCTCTTTTGGGTagaaagtacaagttcttctGTTGTTGCCTTCTTGTCCACATTGTCCACAACAGTTTGTGTTCACCGAAATCTTTTCATCTgcattctttcttcttctttttcttggtcGTCCAGATGATCTTCTGTATCTAGGTGGATACACAGTTTCAGCTACCACGTGTTTAGGATCTGACCAATCTTCCTTATCTGGCATTGGTACCATTGGAAATTCATAAGTTTTTGCCAACGCATCAGGCTTGTAATAACCAGAGCAATACGGATTCATATCggtgacattcttttttttcaatacaGCGATTGCATGTGAACAAGGTATCTCATCTAGTTGAAATCTACCACAAGAACATACTTTCCGCTCAAGACAAACAATATATCTTCTTCCATTTTCATAAACTGAGAAAATAAATTCAGATGATGGAACAACCTGTgtacattaaaaattttaaatatataatttttaaaaaacaaatcatgTTAAAAAAATGCAGAATGATACACTgaattagatatatataatataaagtattaTATAATGATACATACCTCCATTTTTGAACTTTTAGCCGCGTTTATAATCAACAATTCCTCAAATTTTCTACCTAATGTGTCCTTTGTGTATGTGGCCACTTCTCTGTTTTTGCAATGCCAAGATCCAAAAAGAATTCTAACCTCTTCCAAGAATTCTAATATAGTTAATTGGCGTGCTTCAACAAGACAACCATTGATACATTCTGCAATGTTTGAAGTCATCATTCTACCTTTGTTTACTGTTGCATGAACTCTTGACCACTTTTCGTAACCTGAATATTCAAGGTACTCCTTAACCCTGTGATCAATTCTATCAACCTTAGCCATCAACTTATCAAAATCTTCCTTTCTATATGCCTTGGCCATAGAGTAGAATAGATCACTTATGGCCTTTCTGCTCCTTTTGAAGTTTCCACATACATTCTTCCAAAGATGCCAGATGCATGCATAATGAGGTACATCGGGGAACACAATCCTTACACTCTTCATGATACTCTCATTTCTATCTGAAACAACACACATATCTTTTCTATCGCCAAATGCATGTTTGAACTGTTCGAAAAACCATGTCCACGAACAATCATTTTCGGTGTCAACAACACCATATGCCAATGGAAATATGCAACCTGATTACACAcacattatattatttgatacgtaatatataaaaagacatcattactataaataaaaaatacctgcgccatcaagtgtgcttgctgatacaaaTGTCCCTTTGTAAGCTCCACTCAGATGTGCACCATCCACAACAACTACTGGTCTGCAGTATTTAAATCCCCTAATGAATGGTCTTAAGGCGATGAACAGATACATAAATTCATCCTCTTCAGTCTTATGCATTCTTATATAAGAATCTGGATACACAGTTTTTAACATGTGTATGTATCGCGGCATCCGTCTATATCCTGCAGATGGTTTTCCCCTAATCATGGAGAGTGCACGTTCTTTAGCACGCCATGCTTGCTGGTAAGATAtttcaaccccataatattctctaatatcatcaattatatCTCTTGGAGTATAAATTCGTTTATAATTGACCAATTTTGGAGCTGTCACTCCACTTACAAATCCGACTGTTGCTTGGACTTTGGTTAATACCCTCTCCCTCATCGGACACGTATGTTCACTATTGAAATTTCTAACAATGAATATATCAGATTTTTTCCTGCAGGACGCCTTCATAGTCCAACCACATTTGTCTGAAAAGCATACCAACACATAGCTGCGTACATTTTTTAAGCATATTAATACATATATCAATtgcatcatataatatattcaacaataaTGTTTAAAGTAATCAAACAATGAATTACACAAAAAGTATCAACcaatttttaagaaaagtatcaaaatttaatgaaaagtaTCCACTAGTTGTGATATGACTGTTTAAATTGATACAGTCCTTACTATATCAGTAGTAGTATATTCAAGTATCAAAAATAGTTATTTCAATGTATCAAAACAAACTACTGAAATGGTGATACATTAAACTATAAAAGAACATATGAAACATGCAggttttcatataaaatagtaatgttTCGTGtactaattaaaatataaaagaacagctgatacattaaaatatcaaaacacTGTCATACCTTTGTTGATCAGACCACTTTACTTTGCAATTGAAGTTGttctttatcttatatttcGTCATCACATCTACAAGTGTTGCTTTATCCTTATATATCTGACCTGTTTTCACATCAACAATATCTGAATTGATTATAACATTTGCAACTCCAACTTCTGCATTTTCATGTGAATCAAATAAGCTAGTTTCAACCATTGCCAAAGCCTGTGTATCATGTGTTGTGCCTTCTACACACGTTATTTCTCCACTTGTTCCATCAAAGTTATGTACAGTACCACTATTCTTTTCAATTGTGTCAATACATAATGGATACACTGAAAATCCAGGCTCGTTTTTTTCAgttcaaaatatagtttaacacTCATATCGTTCTTAAGTTTCATCAGACAGGAGTTACCTTCTACAATGTAtcgaatttcaatttctttccttGATACATCAATATCCAACTCGGCTGCAATTGCTGCTTGGAGATTAGAAAacgaaattgaatctccaacaacgatTTCGTCGATTTTGTAAATTTCATACTGCAATTCGTTCACCCAAATTCCggaatgtctcatcaaaatcgaagtattcatcttgaaaaatcaactgtaacaacaataaaattactgTAGTTCCAAATTTAACAGATTgttaaacaaaattgttttcaaaatagatgatataatctttgattttcaaaatttgaaattaatatccaattaagtGCTGATTTTATGCTGATTTATGATCTGTTACCGTGAATTAAGCTTTATTATTAACAATATTAACTGTACcgttttttccccttttttttcttaacagtttaaaattaccatgtatcatttaccattaATCAATAGATTATAAAGTATCACGGCTCAATAAATTTAtgggattttttgtaaatactaaatttgtcggaacagaatgtaattattgaattacactatgggattccttataTACATTTTCTATGCACAAGTGTTTTCATTCAAAAGTgactatttttgtatatatgcatttcatatactagtgaTACATTTcctatatatttttgtatatgcatttttttttacatataagaGAAGCTTCATTAATAGGAATTTGTGTGGAAAAAATGTAATCCTTACTAATTTTTTTGATGTGAGCGTTACCCTTGGGCATTAAAGTTCATATCCATTCTGTTAATTTGAGTTTATTAGAAAATGTCATCTAATTTGATTGTTTGAGCTGAAAATTGAAGCACAAACTCAACTAGGGGACGTGGAGATGTTTTTCCTAGGTTTTCTTCCAGGTTGTAACTTGATTTTGAGTTACAGTATatcaaaagaataagaaattgaAAGGAGCTCATATCTCTAATTTAAATTGATTTGGAAAAAATTTCACGTGATTTGCATCAAATTAGAATAGCAATTGTGCTTTTAATGTGGGTTAGAAGTAGACAAGAAACATGACAAATCGATTgatcttttgttttttaaaatataaaaagaggCAAGACTAAGTGGTAGAGCTGATCTAAGTTTGGTTGTTTTATCAACTTTTCATTTGCCAAATATTCATGTCTCTAAATGTTATGTTTAGCCTTATTTCTTTGGAttcttgttttttaaaaaatatatatatatatggagtaGTGGTCAAtcctttttaattataaataataaaaatactaatCATGCAAAATCTTGTCCGGTATCACTATCCTCGCATTTTCTTTACGTTTGTGTgacataaattattatttgttcTTTACGTGTTTTAGGGAAAGTACTCATACAGTTCTACCAGCTTCCACTAGCTATATGATAAACTTTATGTACGGCCACTTCTCAAAGtaatataagaaattatttaGGGTAGTGTTGAAAATATTTCTGAATTTGATGTAAAGTATTAgttatattcataaattattgaCAGTTTcgaaattattcatttatttgattaattaaatttaattacatttttGATGACCTCTAAAAAAATTCTAAGGGTTCGCCACTAAAATTATGTACtactatttttttgaaattttattttgttggctca
This window of the Solanum pennellii chromosome 2, SPENNV200 genome carries:
- the LOC107010260 gene encoding uncharacterized protein LOC107010260, which translates into the protein MNTSILMRHSGIWVNELQYEIYKIDEIVVGDSISFSNLQAAIAAELDIDVSRKEIEIRYIVEGQIYKDKATLVDVMTKYKIKNNFNCKVKWSDQQSYVLVCFSDKCGWTMKASCRKKSDIFIVRNFNSEHTCPMRERVLTKVQATVGFVSGVTAPKLVNYKRIYTPRDIIDDIREYYGVEISYQQAWRAKERALSMIRGKPSAGYRRMPRYIHMLKTVYPDSYIRMHKTEEDEFMYLFIALRPFIRGFKYCRPVVVVDGAHLSGAYKGTFVSASTLDGAGCIFPLAYGVVDTENDCSWTWFFEQFKHAFGDRKDMCVVSDRNESIMKSVRIVFPDVPHYACIWHLWKNVCGNFKRSRKAISDLFYSMAKAYRKEDFDKLMAKVDRIDHRVKEYLEYSGYEKWSRVHATVNKGRMMTSNIAECINGCLVEARQLTILEFLEEVRILFGSWHCKNREVATYTKDTLGRKFEELLIINAAKSSKMEVVPSSEFIFSVYENGRRYIVCLERKVCSCGRFQLDEIPCSHAIAVLKKKNVTDMNPYCSGYYKPDALAKTYEFPMVPMPDKEDWSDPKHVVAETVYPPRYRRSSGRPRKRRRKNADEKISVNTNCCGQCGQEGNNRRTCTFYPKEK